Proteins co-encoded in one Apteryx mantelli isolate bAptMan1 chromosome 4, bAptMan1.hap1, whole genome shotgun sequence genomic window:
- the LOC136991835 gene encoding olfactory receptor 8D1-like: MADENCTRVTHFTLTGLTEHPQLKPFLFALFLGTYMLTLVGNLSIIVLVRVSPQLHTPMYFFLSNLSFLDICYSCTISPKMLLDLSEKHKAISFAGCLMQFYFYAVFATAEIYLLAAMAYDRYVAICSPLLYRVVMSPGLCTCLVAGCYLAGLLNATIHTSGLLQLSFCGPHVIDNFYCDGPPLFVLSSTDTWLNELVMFVFVGFNLTTTNLLIVASYTRIAVTIVRMRSAEGRRKACSTCASHLATVMMLYVSFVLMYLRPSSSSAVDEVKFASVFYTVVIPFSNPLIYSLRNKEVKAALRRLLRRKMCP; the protein is encoded by the coding sequence ATGGCAGATGAGAACTGCACCAGGGTGACACACTTCACCCTCACAGGACTCACAGAGCACCCACAGCTGAAGCCCTTCCTCTTcgccctcttcctgggcacctacaTGCTGACCCTAGTGGGAAACCTCAGCAtcatcgtgctggtcagggtcagcccccagctccacacccccatgtactttttcctcagtaacttgtccttcttagacatttgctattcctgcaccatcagccccaaaatgctgttggacctttcagaaaaacacaaagccatttcttttgctggctgcCTCATGCAGTTTTACTTCTATGCTGTTTTTGCCACGGCTGAGATCTATCTTCTGGCTGccatggcgtatgaccgctacgtggccatctgcagccccctgctctaCAGGGTCGTCATGTCTCCTGGACTCTGCACGTGCCTGGTTGCTGGGTGCTACCTCGCTGGGCTGCTGAATGCCACCATACACACGAGCGGCttgctccagctctccttctgTGGCCCTCACGTCATCGATAACTTCTACTGTGATGGGCCCCCATTGTTTGTTCTCTCCTCCACTGACACGTGGCTCAATGAGCttgtgatgtttgtgtttgtgggcttcaaCCTGACCACCACCAACCTGCTCATTGTCGCCTCCTACACCCGCATTGCAGTGACCATCGTGAGGATGCGTTCTGCTGAAGGCAGGCGCAAAGCCTgctccacctgtgcctcccacctagCAACTGTCATGATGCTCTATGTGAGTTTTGTCCTCATGTACCTACGGCCCAGCTCTAGTTCAGCAGTTGATGAAGTTAAGTTTGCTTCAGTTTTCTATACGGTAGTGATCCCTTTTTCAAATCCTCTGATTTACAGCCTGAGAAACAAGGAGGTGAAGGCTGCTCTGAGGAGACTTCTGAGGAGGAAAATGTGCCCATGA
- the LOC136991836 gene encoding olfactory receptor 5G9-like, which yields MADENCTRVTHFTLTGLTEHPHLKPFLFALFLGTYMLTLVGNLGIIVLVRVSPQLHTPMYFFLSNLSFLDICYSCTISPKMLLDLSEKHKAISFAGCLMQFYFYAVFATAEIYLLAAMAYDRYVAICSPLLYRVVMSPGLCTCLVAGCYLAGLLNATIHTSGLLQLSFCGPHIINDFYCDGPPLFVLSSTDTWLNEVVMFVFVGSNMITTNLLIIASYTRIAVTIVRMRSAAGRRKACSTCASHLATVMMLYVSFILMYLRPSCSSAVDEDKLASVFSAVVIPFSNPLIYSLRNKEVKAALRRLLRRRMCP from the coding sequence ATGGCAGATGAGAACTGCACCAGGGTGACCCACTTCACCCTCACAGGACTCACAGAGCACCCACACCTGAAGCCCTTCCTCTTtgccctcttcctgggcacctacaTGCTGACCCTAGTGGGAAACCTCGGCAtcatcgtgctggtcagggtcagcccccagctccacacccccatgtactttttcctcagtaacttgtccttcttagacatttgctattcctgcaccatcagccccaaaatgctgttggacctttcagaaaaacacaaagccatttcttttgctggctgcCTCATGCAGTTTTACTTCTATGCTGTTTTTGCCACGGCTGAGATCTATCTTCTGGCTGccatggcgtatgaccgctacgtggccatctgcagccccctgctctaCAGGGTCGTCATGTCTCCTGGACTCTGCACGTGCCTGGTTGCTGGGTGCTACCTCGCTGGGCTGCTGAATGCCACCATACACACGAGCGGCttgctccagctctccttctgTGGCCCTCACATCATCAATGACTTCTACTGTGATGGGCCCCCATTGTTTGTTCTCTCCTCCACTGACACATGGCTCAACGAGGttgtgatgtttgtgtttgtgggctccAACATGATCACCACCAACCTGCTGATCATCGCCTCCTACACCCGCATTGCGGTGACCATCGTGAGGATGCGCTCTGCTGCAGGCAGGCGCAAAGCCTgctccacctgtgcctcccacctagCAACTGTCATGATGCTCTATGTGAGTTTTATCCTCATGTATCTACGGCCCAGCTGTAGTTCCGCAGTTGATGAAGATAAGTTGGCTTCAGTTTTCTCTGCAGTAGTGATCCCTTTTTCAAATCCTCTGATTTACAGCCTGAGAAACAAGGAGGTGAAGGCTGCTCTGAGGAGACTTCTGAGGAGGAGAATGTGCCCATGA